GCACTACCTGGTCGTACGCCCTTTGCATGAAGGAAGAGTAAATATTGCAGAACACGCGCATACCCTGTGTGGCGAGGCCGGCGGAGACGGTCACGGCGTGCTGTTCGCAAATACCTACATCGATGGCCCGGTCCGGCATCTTTTCCATCATGAGTTTGAGGGAGGAGCCGGAGGGCATGGCGGGCGTAATGCCCATGATATTTTCGTTCTGTTCAGCCAGTTCTATGATGGTATGGCCGAAAACGTCCTGGTATCTGGGAGGTTGCGGCGTTTCTACGCTTTTTTTGAAGATCTCGCCGGTGATCTTGTCGAACAGGCCGGGAGCATGCCATTTGGTCTGGTCCTTTTCCGCCAGGGCATATCCTTTCCCTTTGGTGGTAACGATATGCAGCAGTTTGGGACCCGGGATGTCCTTCAGGTCCTGCAGGGTATCCACCAGTTTGGTGATGTTATGGCCGTCGATAGCGCCGAAGTAGCGCAGGTTAAGGCTTTCGAAGAGGTTGCTGGAGCGGGATACCATGCCTTTGACGCTGGCTTCCAGCTTGGAGGCCATGTCCCGCGTGAATTTCCTGCCTACCGGCAATTTCCCGAGCAGGTTCCACACATCATCGCGGAACTTGTTATAGGTGTGGGAAGTGGTGATATCGGTAAGATATTCTTTCAGCGCCCCTACATTCGGGTCGATGGACATGCAGTTGTCGTTCAGGATGATCAGCAGATTGGCGTTGGCCACACCGGCGTGGTTCAGTGCTTCGAAGGCCATACCCGCCGTCATGGCGCCGTCGCCTATTACGGCAATGTGCTGGCGGTCATGCTCGCCCCTGTTCCTGGATGCGATGGCCATGCCCAGCGCTGCAGAGATGGAAGTGCTGGAATGCCCTACCCCGAAAGTGTCATATTCACTTTCACCGCGGTTCGGGAAACCGCTGATACCCTTATACTTGCGATTGGTATGGAAAACGTTCTTGCGCCCCGTCAGTATCTTATGGCCGTATGCCTGATGCCCTACGTCCCATACCAGCTGATCATATGGCGTATTGTAGGCATAATGCAGGGCTACGGTAAGCTCTACCACGCCCAGGCTTGCGCCGAAATGGCCGCCATGGACGCTCACTACATCGATAATGAACTGGCGCAGCTCATCGCAAACCTGGTGCAGCTGCTCCCTGCTCAATTTTCGCAGATCAGAGGGGTAATCGATCTGGCTCAGTAATTGACCGGCCGTAATTTCCATATTCGCATCAGGGTTTAATGCCCAAAAATACAAGTTTTTGCGCTATTTCCCGGCCCCCATTTAAACGCCAATTCCACCATTGATAAAAATTGCCTTCCGGGAGAGTGCTGCAGGTGCTATTTTTGGAATAAGCGCCCGGTGGTCACTAAAGTCGCAGGAGTTTGCTAACTTTTCATGAATGTTTAAGCGTTTGTCAAAATATTGGTGGTGCCAGATCCTGGGGTGGGGAGCTTATGCCTTTCTATATTTCTTTTTCGGCTTCTTTTTCGGTATACTGGGTTGGTTATGGGTAAAGTACGTGCTATCCGTAGTGGTGCTGGGTATCCTGATCACGCATGCTTTCCGGGCAATTATCGTCAAATACAAATGGATCCAGATGCCATTTGAGAAGCTCGCCATTTATTTCTTCTTCGGGGTACTGATCTGTTCGATACTTGACTCTTTTCTGCTGACCTCTCTCGGGATGCTTTTCAACGATGAGCAGCATGATTTTTATGATATGTGGGTAAGGTCTTTCATCCAGCAGACAGTTTTTCTCTCCCTCTGGGCGGTGATCTACTTTCTCTGGCATTATGTGGAGGAAAGCCGGAATTCGCAGATGGGCAACCTGCAGCTGGAGGCTACCGTAAGAACGCTGGAGCTGAAAACGATCAAATCGCAGCTGAATCCGCATTTCATCTTCAACGCCCTGAACAGCATCCGGGCGCTGGTAGACGAGAATCCCCGCCGGGCCCGTACCGCCATTACCGAACTGAGCAATATCCTGCGCAGTTCCATGCAGGCGGACAAGGCGGAGACAGTCAGCCTGGAAAATGAACTGAGCATCGTAAAAGATTATCTTGCACTGGAAACCATCCGTTTTGAGGAAAGGCTGAAGGTGGAGTTTGATATAGATCCGGAAACAATGGAATTGCCCGTTCCGCCCCTGATGTTGCAAACGCTGGTGGAAAATGCCATCAAGCACGGTATTTCAAAAGAGGTTAGAGGAGGGCATATCCTGATCGGGTCACAGGTGCGTAACATGCAGCATGAGATCACCATCCGCAATACGGGCCAGATCGTCGAGAATCTGAGCGGTAACGGCTTCGGCCTGAACAGCACCCGGCAGCGGCTTGGGCTGCTGTTCGGTAAAAAGGCCTCTTTCGAGATCTATAACCTGGATCCCGCAACGGTGGAAGCAAAGGTGCAGATGCCGTTGCTGTAAATATATCATCAACCGAAAAGTAAAGACAGTATGAAATCGAGCAAAAAAACTGTAGTTCACACCGCGAAATGTTAATGCGAGGTTCCATCTGCCCATTGAAACGCAAAACGTTCACCGCGGCAAAACCTGGTGAACGAAGTAAAATACAAATATTACCAGATGAAAAAAGCATTGATCATAGACGATGAACGACTGGCCAGAAGCGAACTGAAAAAGCTGCTGGCAGACCATCCGGAGATCGTTGTAGTAGGAGAGGCGGTGAATGCAAAAGACGGAATCGAGAAGATCGAGACGCTCCGGCCGGACCTGTTGTTCCTGGACATCCAGATGCCCGATAAAACGGGTTTTGACCTGCTGGCGGAACTGGAAAGATCGCCGCAGGTGATATTTACGACCGCATATGACGAATATGCGCTGAAGGCATTCGAATACAATGCGCTGGATTACCTGCTCAAACCCGTGGAGCCCAAGCGCCTGGCGGACGCCATTCAAAAATTGCATCAGCTGGACGAAAAAGAAAGGCTGGCCGCAGCATCCGGCATCCGCAACATCCTGGGAGAGAACGACCAGGTGTTCGTGAAGGATGGCGACCGCTGCTGGTTCGTGAAACTTCAGGAGATACGGTTGTTTGAAAGCGTGGGCAACTATGCCCGGGTCTATTTCGAGACCAACAAGCCGCTTATCCTGAAATCCCTCAATGCGCTGGAGGAGCGGCTGGACGAGCGGGTGTTCTTCCGCGCCAACCGCAAGCATATTGTGAACCTGCGGATGATCGAACGCATCGATACCTATTTCAACGGCGGGCTGCTGCTGGAAATGCGCGGAGGGGAGAAAATTGAAGTGAGTCGCAGGCAGGCGGTGAAATTCAAGGAAATGATGAGCCTTTAAAAGGCCGCGGCCTGGCGTAATGTTTGCATTTATATCACTGAAGGCCGGTGTTTTGCCGGTTATATTAAAACGAAGAGGGACGATTCCTGGCGGAAGATCGGCCCTCTTTCATTTTAAGTAAAAGGGCCGTCCTTGAAAGGACGGCCCGGCTAAATTATGCTTATGAAAAAAGGCCTTGTGGGCCAAAACTTATGTCTGCGTTTATCCGTTGCCGTTAGTGACGTTTCCTGTGCCTGCATACGCCAGCCATACCCTTTCCGGGGTATTAACACTGTGCATTGCAAACAGCAGTATCTGCCGCATACCTGTAACGTCCCCATTTCAGGGGGCTTGTGAAATCCGTTCAGGTCGATTAACAAGGGAATGAAAAAACTTTGATCTCAACTGGATGGACAATTGCTTTCACGGGAGCATACTTCACGTTATGCCAGGGATCGGTTGGTTTGTTCTGGTTTTCTACTAGCTCTAAATTTCCGTGCTAAGATATATAACCTTCGTGAAGTTTTTATTACTTTCTACAAACAATCAATAATTTTTGGAATACTGGAAAAGTTTACGGCAATTGAAGTGGTGTTCAGTGCCTTGAGGAGACGGGCGCCTGGTGTACAGCATCTGCTATTTCCTTGATCAGGGACGTATCCTTTTCGATAGCATTGCCAACAACAATAATATCAGCTCCGGCTTTGCAGTTGAGGTATGCTTTTTCGGCATCTTTGATGCCGCCGCCAACGATCACGGGAACTTCCACCTGGCTGGCTACGCGATGGATCATACTTTCGGCAATGGGTTTCCGGGCGCCGCTGCCGGCATCCATAAAGATTACTTTCATCCCAAGCATATCACCGGCCATGGCTGTGCACATGGCAATATCATCCTTGTCCGCCGGAATCGGGGCGGCATTGCTGATATAGGAAACCGTGGTGGGCGCGCCGCCATCAATGACCATATAGCCGGTGGAGATCACTTCCAGCCCGCTTTTTTTAACGGCTGCGGCAGATACCACATGCTGGCCGATCAGCAGTTCCGGGTTGCGGCCGGAGATCATGGAGAGATAAAGCAGGGCATCCGCATATTTCGACACCTGCGAAGGACTGCCCGGAAAAAGGATCACTGGAATTGAGCAGGTGGCCTTGATCTGCTGAACCACCTCATCGAGGTGATGGGTGATCACAAGACTGCCTCCCAAAAAAATATAATCAACCCCGGCTTCCGTACATTTAGCAGCCAGATCAACGATCCCGGTAGGGGTCACCTTGTCCGGATCTATCAGCACTGCGAATGACTTTATACCTTTTGCCTTTCTCTCGATGAAGGAACTGTATATTTTTCTGTACATTAATTTTGCATTGTTCCGGTTGTCGCAAATGTATAAATTTTTTTCTAATAAGGTACAGG
This genomic stretch from Chitinophaga sp. XS-30 harbors:
- a CDS encoding geranylgeranylglyceryl/heptaprenylglyceryl phosphate synthase — translated: MYRKIYSSFIERKAKGIKSFAVLIDPDKVTPTGIVDLAAKCTEAGVDYIFLGGSLVITHHLDEVVQQIKATCSIPVILFPGSPSQVSKYADALLYLSMISGRNPELLIGQHVVSAAAVKKSGLEVISTGYMVIDGGAPTTVSYISNAAPIPADKDDIAMCTAMAGDMLGMKVIFMDAGSGARKPIAESMIHRVASQVEVPVIVGGGIKDAEKAYLNCKAGADIIVVGNAIEKDTSLIKEIADAVHQAPVSSRH
- a CDS encoding LytTR family DNA-binding domain-containing protein; amino-acid sequence: MKKALIIDDERLARSELKKLLADHPEIVVVGEAVNAKDGIEKIETLRPDLLFLDIQMPDKTGFDLLAELERSPQVIFTTAYDEYALKAFEYNALDYLLKPVEPKRLADAIQKLHQLDEKERLAAASGIRNILGENDQVFVKDGDRCWFVKLQEIRLFESVGNYARVYFETNKPLILKSLNALEERLDERVFFRANRKHIVNLRMIERIDTYFNGGLLLEMRGGEKIEVSRRQAVKFKEMMSL
- the dxs gene encoding 1-deoxy-D-xylulose-5-phosphate synthase, coding for MEITAGQLLSQIDYPSDLRKLSREQLHQVCDELRQFIIDVVSVHGGHFGASLGVVELTVALHYAYNTPYDQLVWDVGHQAYGHKILTGRKNVFHTNRKYKGISGFPNRGESEYDTFGVGHSSTSISAALGMAIASRNRGEHDRQHIAVIGDGAMTAGMAFEALNHAGVANANLLIILNDNCMSIDPNVGALKEYLTDITTSHTYNKFRDDVWNLLGKLPVGRKFTRDMASKLEASVKGMVSRSSNLFESLNLRYFGAIDGHNITKLVDTLQDLKDIPGPKLLHIVTTKGKGYALAEKDQTKWHAPGLFDKITGEIFKKSVETPQPPRYQDVFGHTIIELAEQNENIMGITPAMPSGSSLKLMMEKMPDRAIDVGICEQHAVTVSAGLATQGMRVFCNIYSSFMQRAYDQVVHDVAIQHLPVIFCLDRAGLVGEDGATHHGAYDIPYMRCIPNMVISAPMNEEELRNLMYTAQLPENNAPFVIRYPRGEGVMADWRRPFKAIRIGTGRKVQDGRDVAILSLGHPGNFVTEALKELMTDGLQPAHYDMRFVKPLDTDMLHDIFQRYDRVITVEDGALQGGFGSAVLEFMADNDYKADIRRLGIPDRLVEHGKPAELQRECGYDAVAIANAVREMLKSTITVHAS
- a CDS encoding sensor histidine kinase, which gives rise to MFKRLSKYWWCQILGWGAYAFLYFFFGFFFGILGWLWVKYVLSVVVLGILITHAFRAIIVKYKWIQMPFEKLAIYFFFGVLICSILDSFLLTSLGMLFNDEQHDFYDMWVRSFIQQTVFLSLWAVIYFLWHYVEESRNSQMGNLQLEATVRTLELKTIKSQLNPHFIFNALNSIRALVDENPRRARTAITELSNILRSSMQADKAETVSLENELSIVKDYLALETIRFEERLKVEFDIDPETMELPVPPLMLQTLVENAIKHGISKEVRGGHILIGSQVRNMQHEITIRNTGQIVENLSGNGFGLNSTRQRLGLLFGKKASFEIYNLDPATVEAKVQMPLL